A single region of the Vicia villosa cultivar HV-30 ecotype Madison, WI linkage group LG4, Vvil1.0, whole genome shotgun sequence genome encodes:
- the LOC131599444 gene encoding uncharacterized protein LOC131599444, with product MKQRSKQLRMRSRTKKQRITRLCSEWALHAINNVACGWERGSKIKNISMVWQNEMIGIKWSGKHQEIRAGLGFALLEDVQFVADVMGSVGLQINPRMVEISNSVYLGRIVFESESDWIIWADLVKKLKTMV from the exons ATGAAGCAGAGATCCAAGCAACTCCGAATGAGGTCGAGAACGAAGAAACAGCGGATTACCAGGTTATGCAGTGAGTGGGCTTTACATGCAATCAACAATGTTGCATGCGGCTGGGAAAGGGGGAGTAAGATTAAGAACATATCAATGGTGTGGCAGAATGAGATGATTGGAATAAAATGGTCGGGGAAGCATCAGGAAATTAGGGCTGGTTTGGGTTTTGCTTTATTGGAAGACGTTCAATTTGTGGCTGATGTTATGGGAAGTGTGGGACTGCAGATAAATCCGAGAATGGTTGAGATATCCAATTCAGTGTATCTTGGTAGAATCGTCTTTGAAAGTGAAAG TGACTGGATTATATGGGCAGATTTGGTGAAGAAGCTTAAAACAATG GTTTAG